From a single Rutidosis leptorrhynchoides isolate AG116_Rl617_1_P2 chromosome 5, CSIRO_AGI_Rlap_v1, whole genome shotgun sequence genomic region:
- the LOC139848678 gene encoding serpin-ZX-like, giving the protein MDIHQFIKNQTHVSTTLANTLLTTKSNNSNFVFSPLSIHVVLGLIVAGSKGQTLNQLLSFLKTNTIDDLNALLSQIVSWVLADGSLSGGPQLSYANGVWVKQTLSLKPSFKQVADTVFNAFSSRVDFKTKAAEVAKEENLWVEKQTNSLIKDILPAGAVNNSTRLIFANAIYFKGAWGEKFDPSKTKDFDFHLLDGSKVQVPFMIEFGFEASEVLKELGLVLPFSGEEGLTEIVDSIVGQDLYVSSIYHKSFVEVNEEGTEAAAASAYAEAFRSRYDYMVDFVADHPFLFVIRDDISGVVLFIGQVIDPSVSSM; this is encoded by the exons ATGGACATTCACCAATTTATCAAAAACCAGACACATGTTTCAACCACACTCGCAAACACCCTCCTAACCACCAAGTCCAATAACTCAAACTTTGTTTTCTCTCCACTTTCGATCCATGTTGTCCTGGGCTTGATTGTCGCCGGTTCCAAAGGCCAAACACTTAATCAACTGCTTTCTTTTCTCAAAACAAACACCATCGATGATCTCAACGCTTTGTTGTCACAGATTGTGTCATGGGTACTCGCTGATGGTAGCCTAAGCGGAGGACCTCAATTGAGTTATGCAAATGGGGTTTGGGTTAAACAAACACTTTCTTTAAAACCTTCATTTAAACAAGTTGCAGATACTGTGTTTAATGCCTTTTCTAGTCGAGTCGATTTCAAGACCAAG GCTGCTGAGGTAGCTAAGGAAGAGAATTTGTGGGTCGAAAAACAAACTAATAGTCTCATCAAAGACATACTTCCTGCTGGCGCAGTTAACAACTCAACGAGGCTCATATTTGcaaatgcaatttattttaaaggtGCCTGGGGTGAGAAGTTTGACCCGTCAAAAACTAAAGACTTTGACTTTCACCTTCTTGATGGTAGCAAAGTTCAAGTACCCTTCATGATCGAGTTTGGGTTTGAAGCTTCTGAAGTGTTGAAGGAACTAGGTCTGGTGTTGCCTTTTAGTGGTGAAGAAGGTTTGACCGAAATAGTTGACTCTATCGTGGGTCAAGACCTATATGTTTCGAGTATTTATCATAAATCTTTTGTGGAGGTGAATGAAGAAGGCACTGAAGCTGCTGCAGCCTCTGCATATGCTGAGGCATTCAGGTCACGTTATGATTATATGGTCGATTTTGTGGCTGATCATCCATTTTTGTTTGTCATAAGAGATGATATAAGTGGTGTTGTGCTGTTTATAGGACAAGTTATTGACCCAAGTGTTTCTTCGATGTAG